Within the Thermosynechococcaceae cyanobacterium Okahandja genome, the region CCAGCGTCGCCGATTGCTGAGCATACACATCCGCCATGGCCGACGTTGGGGATGTGCAGGCATAGAAGTCGATACATGAATCCACCTCCTGCCACACTTGGCCTTGGTTAGCGTCTCGCCGCCCACGGTTTTTCATGGAATGGGTGACTTGCTCGGCTTTTTTGGCACGCCCACTCGGGTGGTAGGTATGCCCTGCCGCCTTGAACGTGCGGGAGCGATAATGCCAGCGCCCTTGCTCAACACAACTCACAGGGATGGTTAAGTCGGTATGGGCTGGTACTAATAGGGTCAGGTTCAAGATGCGATTTTGCTTTGCCCCTTCCATGGCTTCGCCATCCAGTAGCAGCACAGAGCGATCGCCGGTGTTGCGACACAATAGCTCCGGTACACTAGCGGATTCAGACACTTCAGTGATGGTCACCCAGTTGTGCGTCATGGCCTCCTCTAGGAGCCAATAGTCGGGAGAGCCGGTCACTGAACGCAAGAGGGGCACAACCGTCAGCCCACCAAAGGTCTGGAGCGTGCTGACCTCGATATCTTGCAGAAGCTGCTGTAGGATTTCCATAGAGCACCTCTATTAGGACTTCTAAAGAGTTATCCATGGGAAAAAGCGTGCCTATGCAGCAGAATCTGTAAGAATGTTGCAGGCATCCCTAAATTCTAGTGCCGGTGCCAGTCGTTGCCCGCCTAGGAGATCTCCTGAATAATTAAGACATCTCTTGAATAATATAGTCGAAGTACGGAGCCGCGACTTCGGCATCTTCGGCACTCAGCAGCGCGAGGGATGCGTCCTTAAGACAGCGAATGGCCTCCACCATACCGGGCATGGGTACCCCCAAGGAGTTGTACATCTCCCGCACGCCAATAATGCCCGTGCGTTCAATCGGTTCCTTATCGCCCGCCAAAATACCGTAGGTAATTAAGCGCATGTACCAGCCGTAGTCCCGCAGGCAGAGGGCGCGTTGCTTTTGGCCGTAGGCATTACCGCCGGGAGAAATAAAGTCAGGTCGCTTCTGCCACAATTGCTTACTGGCTTGCTCTACCACCCGTTTTTCATTTTCAGCCAGCGTCGTGGCAATGCGTAGGCGTTGCGCCCCCGTTTGAAAGAAGTCACTAATAGTCTTGAGTTCGCCCGTGGTGGGGTAGCGCAATTCATCGTCCGCTTTAAGAAGAACCTGACTAATGACACTCATATTGCTAACACCGCTTAATACATTCCTCATTTTAGAGGACGGTGGTGCCGCGATCGCAGTTTTTTGCCATCTCCTACCCTAAAGAATGCCGCTGTCCTACGCCATGG harbors:
- a CDS encoding allophycocyanin subunit alpha-B, whose amino-acid sequence is MSVISQVLLKADDELRYPTTGELKTISDFFQTGAQRLRIATTLAENEKRVVEQASKQLWQKRPDFISPGGNAYGQKQRALCLRDYGWYMRLITYGILAGDKEPIERTGIIGVREMYNSLGVPMPGMVEAIRCLKDASLALLSAEDAEVAAPYFDYIIQEMS